A region from the Devosia lucknowensis genome encodes:
- a CDS encoding ABC transporter ATP-binding protein — protein MSYLTVADATKQFGPTFMALNGVSVSIERGEFFTLLGPSGCGKTTLLRAIAGFNDLTSGSITLDGANLRAVPPHQRDIGMVFQDYAVFPHLSVFDNVAFGLKPRKVPAAEIKTRVTQALEAVRLGAMAERLPAAMSGGQQQRIGLARAMVINPRLLLMDEPLSNLDAKLRIELREEIRDIQKQVDIATIYVTHDQEEALAISDRICVMNAGRIEQVGTPQEIYGNPQTRFVAEFVGTINVFTPGPALDAMLATLDLKAPAAATWAARPEHLLLTGPGGDGAQGATLAGTVTKYTYLGREAHVQVDTPAGLLVVQIANPGMAATREAGEAVTVVIPRNAPMAFGADGARIAG, from the coding sequence ATGAGCTATTTGACGGTCGCCGACGCAACCAAGCAGTTCGGGCCAACATTCATGGCTTTGAACGGGGTGTCGGTTTCGATCGAGCGGGGGGAATTCTTCACGCTGCTCGGACCCAGCGGATGTGGCAAGACCACGCTGTTGCGCGCCATCGCCGGCTTCAACGACCTCACCTCGGGCAGCATTACCCTCGATGGCGCCAACCTGCGCGCCGTGCCGCCGCACCAGCGCGACATCGGCATGGTGTTCCAGGATTATGCGGTGTTTCCGCACCTGAGCGTGTTCGACAATGTTGCCTTCGGGCTGAAGCCCCGCAAAGTGCCGGCCGCCGAGATCAAGACGCGGGTTACGCAGGCTCTCGAGGCGGTTCGCCTCGGCGCGATGGCCGAGCGCCTGCCGGCCGCCATGTCGGGTGGCCAGCAGCAGCGTATCGGCCTTGCGCGTGCCATGGTCATCAATCCGCGCCTGCTGCTCATGGATGAGCCGCTGTCCAACCTCGACGCCAAACTGCGCATCGAGCTGCGCGAGGAAATCCGCGATATCCAGAAGCAGGTGGATATCGCAACCATTTATGTGACGCACGACCAGGAAGAGGCTCTGGCCATTTCGGACCGCATCTGCGTGATGAATGCCGGGCGCATCGAACAGGTGGGTACGCCGCAGGAAATCTACGGCAATCCGCAGACCCGTTTCGTCGCCGAGTTCGTGGGGACGATCAACGTGTTCACCCCCGGCCCGGCGCTCGACGCCATGCTGGCCACGCTGGACCTCAAGGCGCCGGCTGCGGCAACCTGGGCGGCGCGCCCGGAGCACCTGCTGCTGACCGGACCCGGGGGCGATGGCGCACAGGGCGCGACGCTGGCAGGCACGGTGACGAAATACACCTATCTCGGGCGCGAAGCGCATGTGCAGGTGGACACCCCTGCCGGCCTGCTGGTGGTGCAGATCGCCAATCCGGGCATGGCGGCGACCCGCGAAGCCGGTGAGGCCGTGAC